The genomic window CTCGATCAGAAAATGCGGGAAGGTAAAAAGTGAATGACAATCGTTCTCATTATGAGCCTGAGTAAAGAAACGATCTGACGATTTTGTCGTATTTTTGgtttttagagatatttctatATCCAAAGTCATCAAAATAGAGCAAGGTTTacaattatttataattaaacagTAAACGCTTATACACTATATTACACAACAactcgcaaaaaaaaaaaatgtaaatacgGGTTGACTTGTAGGATGgtccacaggggcatgtcttagtctttatattaaaaaaagagCCAGAAAGtattctggctattttttttttatataagactagacatacCCCTGTGGATGGTCCGAAAGGTTTTGACCGTCTACAATCAAGACTCACCATCTGATAATAATTCCTGATTCGCTATGAACATAACAATAAATAGTAGGCGATGGAGAGTCAGCAGAACCCTGTGCAAGTTGTAGGACTCCTACCACAGGAACCACAATAGGTAATTCAGGCTGATCTCAAACTGGTCAGAACAATAGATTAGGCCACTCCCACTGGTCTTAATTGGCTTGGGTTAAgcagagatgtatatatcaaaatgaatgGTACATGATTTGGTAcatgacatgtaaaatttggtcaaaaagtAAGTATATGCACAGTGATACAAAGTCAAAGCACCGAAGCCAGACCACCagtgggaggggataaactGGACATAGTGACATCACTAATCACTGTATGAAGGAGCAAATGTGTTTAGCATGTTCATAAgtcttaattatatatatatgtatacattgattTTGACAAATACTGTACCTGCTGACCCCATTGCCTGGTCGTAAGAGGTGATCATATCGTTTCACTTCTTTCTATAGcacttcctaatgtctccctagCGTGAGACTGAGTGTTGACCCCTGTGCAGAAGGCTATGGATtatgtcccctggccgagaaaTAACCAGCCTATACAAattgtagttgctactcctgcttataATGCTCAGCATTTAttggagtgggacaactggtgCACCCTATGTCAGAATAATGAGACTGAGTGGGGTGTTCTACTGAGTGTCTTTGGCAGTGTGCTTTATTGAGGTAAATCTTCAAAATCAGCATCAGTTCTGCGCTGTCACAAGGAAACAAAAAAGAACACATATTCACCACATTCATTGATCTCACACAAGAACAGCCATCCTAAAACAATGCTAAACTAAACCAGTTCACAAAATTGGGTAAtttcattcaaagtgtcacCAGATTTTATCTGGCGAAGTTTTTCAAACTTTAAACTGACACCCATATATAACATCAGAATAGTCTAGTTATTTTACAAGCACTTATATCACAGATTGATGATTTTCCTATAGTTGGGTACAGTCGAGAAAATTTCAGCATACAAAAGTGTCTATATATTTAGTAAACAGAAAATCAAATTATCTAGatctatacattaaaaaaaaagacatagTCATTATAACAAGTTAAGTGGCCCCCTTGTGCTCCTCTGGGATGTTTTCCTTTTCCAAACCAGgtagattaatagaatctttcaccccttttggggtgagataggggaatctcaacccgagggggagattgttaaattcccaaacacAAGGCTTGTGACTTGCTAGTGTTTGGGAACTTAACAATCTCCccctgagggttgagatccccctatctcatcccaaaaaggggttaatgattatttttctcttactcATTTGTTCTTTTTGAATGTCAGATATCGGtattattaacaaaacaaattaaaataagtattaattatcagagttaactgagtgtttggtgttctttttgacaagctTATAGGAATTggtttgtatgaaatcaacatgtacatcgtaaggtgtaaagcgtctgctgcagccttatcacaacagTCATCCGCCGTCCACATGTTGTTGTTTCTAtacgtttggatttggttcacactaCGATTGGAAAACAGAGTAAGAGAAAgataatcattcacccctttttgggataagatagggggatctcaaccccagggatgttgatttcatacaaaatataaatttcagaTTAGCTTGTCAAAAGGAACACCAAACACTCGGTTAACTCTGATGattaatacttatttttaaatttcctgtgtgaatgatattgatatttaatattcaaacgttccgggtcaggtcatagtgaTGTCACTCTATCGAGATCAAGAGCACATTCcaagagcatgtgtagcttgtctttttcCTAGGGCGAGATCAGAAAATCTCACTCCtgtaaaactgcggatatccctgtccagggtaagagaaaaatgtATCTAGGCCACCTCGACCACCATCTTCATTATCTTTAATAACATAAAGAGAGACATTTCATTTGATGATCATATTGATATCGAACATTTTTTCGATACAGTAATAATTAGAATGGTCTAAGGACTGAACCTTGTAAACACCAGCTCATATATATACGGTATGCTTAATAGTTGAACTAAACCATAGAAATGACAATGAAGGTCATGACCCATGCTGTTCATAAGTAGCCAATTTAAACAAGTACATTACTAGGTATATTACTGTGAAAGAGCAGAAATGAAAccaaataatgtacatgtatccaggtacaaataaataaaaaatattgtatgCTACATGTAAAAACTCTTCCTAATGTATGAATTGTCCAGTTATATCATGAATAATTTTTTGAACATCTTTTTATTTTCCAATTACAGCTGAAACTGATCCACATGAGGGCAAAAGAAAGGTGGAAGGATTGTGGCCTATATTCCGTCTCCACCACCAAAAGTCACGCTATATCTATGACTTGTTCTACAGGAGGAAAGCCATTAGCAGAGGTAGTTTATAGCTATCTATATGTAAAGAATTATTAACTGATCTCGGAAATAATCTTTATCTTTCTTTTCTGATAACAATTTCAATACATTATACACATGATTATTTTCAATGAAGTAAACATTGCACACAAAATATCTTTTCAGTGCTTCATCTGAAAATTTCTTTTAATACTTTCCCTGAATTTGGACTTTTTAGTGACAAAAATTAGGGCACGTTTTTCTATTATGCATCCTTCACAGCACATGGTATTACAGAATAGGTGCAATGTGcttcattgatatatatattttgacatcaACATGAACATCACAAAAAAGGCAACTGTTGTGACATTGTTAactatttatttgtattatacTTCAGAGCTGTACGAGTACTGCCTTAAAGAAAATATTGCTGATAAAAATCTCATTGCAAAATGGAAAAAGCAAGGCTATGAGAATCTCTGTTGTTTGCGGTGTATTCAAACCAGGAACACAAACTTCAACAGTAATTGTGTCTGTCGAGTACCAAAGGGGAAGCTGGAGGCTGTAAGTAATGTCATACTTTTGTTTCTTGGTTACTTTTAAACTACAGATAAACTGCTTATACTGTAGCGGTATcttaaaatgtgatttcaattttcatgtTATCAGGTCATCAACATACATGCAGACTGaagttttattttccttttttttcaggGTAAAATTGTGGAGTGTGTGAACTGTGGATGTCGGGGCTGTTCTGGATGATGGAGGGACAAAGTTCTACCTTTGAGTTTTCCAAGTAGGGCAAAAAGACCCTCAATATATTCACTCTTTCAGTTAGCAGACTAATGACTTTGAAATGAAGATAAAGGTCATTAAGGTCATTGTTCATGTGGAGCCCACTTGTGGTGGCTGGAAAGCATTTTACATTGATTTCAATGCTGCATACAACAGATATCCAGTTTTGTCCTTGATTGCTATCAAAATCTTCATCCATCATTAAAACATACTGTTCATGCTTTTGAAGATCTGTTAATCAAGAAGACACAATCATGTATACAAACAACTTAAAAGCTTTCAatattcaaaacaataaaagaGATCACTCCTGATTTTTTCTAGCCCCCAAAAAATTCTGAcacataatgattttttttttgaaaaaaagatgCAGTTTTCTGAAAGTTTAGTTCAAAACTTGGCAGATTGATCTTTTTAAAATTACTGGTACATGTCGTTTTGTTTTCACTAAATCATTATTGacaatttgacattttaactAATTTGCTCTGTACAAAGTTTTAGTTGTGAATTAAATCATTTTCTGCTCCTTGGATTTAACAACATACTAGGTTTCCATGAGCGAACTGTAGGTTACAGTATCAATCTTGTATGTACTGTAAATTGCTGTTGTatgcatatatgtattcatCGAAAGTCAGTTAGAGGGTAGCTTGTTCATTATGTTTGATCTCGTGAGAACCCAAACATTTTTATCTTCCAAAATTTTCCTCATTTTGATATCTGTTTAGTTGGCATGTTGACTCGAAATCTCATTATTTTACCAATgagattattaaaaaaaacattcttttcTTTATCAGTTCTATTTTCTGGATATCTgtttttgacaatttccttGAATCCTTGAAAACAGCGAAAAATGTGCTACTACTGTAATAAATTGTTACTAAAATGACAATTTTTATGAAATCTCTATGTTTTTTTCAGATAATTACGAAATACAGGAATAAACCAGATACAAAATTTGAGTGTTTTTATAAAGATGAAACCGTAATTTTAACTATGAGGTGTGATTGTACTTGgatgtatgctgatgataccaATTTACAGGAGTGTGAttaattattgtaaataaatgttatcatactgtgtatatatgtgtttttgtATATCACTAGGTGGTTTTATTGGGTacatttggggggggggggggggggtgctaaatgtgagcttatgccgtggtgtaGAATCTGCCATCTGACCAGTATTCTGTCTGTCCAacgtcaacttttcctttaaacatttaaacaattcCTTCTCCATAACTAAAAGacccagatacctgatattgggcctgtaccATGCTGGGATAGATGgatgtttaaatgaatgaccttgacttctttcaaggtcacagatgtCAAAATATGTTTGGTATTTTTAGGTCAACttacccaaagggtcaggatgacctatagccatcgtgttcTGTCTGTCTTCGTACGCAGTGCGTaagactttttatttcaaaacccTACTTCTCCTTAACCTTTGCATGGATTACGTCCAAATTTattttgaagcatcattgggggatagcgatcatattttatataattgaggctggtctgacccctagggacagaggggcggggcccaaaaaggctgaaattttgcttcagaatcctactcctccttaaccctttggtggatttcatcCAAATTTTGTCCGAAACATTGTTGGGGGGAGGgactataatttatataaatgagactggTGTGACCCCAGGAGACGGAGGGGCGGGACCCCAAAAGGGGGacctttggtgaatttttgtttaaaaacccTAATCAatcttaacccttgggtggattacaaccaaatttgatgtgaaacatcattgggtgagggcaatcatattttatatgaatgagGCTGGTATGACCCCCTAGGGCCAGAGTGGCAGGGCTCAAAAAGGGGAACTTAGGTGACTTTTTGTtctaaaatcctactcctccttaaccctttggtggattacaaccaaatttggtataaaacatcatttggggagggcaatcaaattttatttaaatgaggctggtgtgacccctggggcttgaggggtggggccccaaaaggggaactttggtgaatgtttactttaaaaccctactccatAACCAAATTTAATATGAAACCTCATTGAAggagggaaatcatattttatataaatgagtctAGTGTGACCAATATGGCCCTATTGGTTGGGCCTCAAAAGAGGAAATTTGCTGTGATTTTGCTTTTAAATGCTACTCCTCCTAAATTGTTaagtggattacaaccaaattttgtgtgaaatgtCATAAGGGGAtggtaatcatattttatataaatgaggcccCAAGGGGTACTTAGCTGATATTTTGCATTAAAACGCTACCCCTGCTTAATTTCTtaatggattacaaccaaatttgatttgaaatatcataAGGGAcggcaatcataatttatataaacgagTCGGGTCCGACACCTGGGGAAAGAATGGCGGGGCCCCCAAAAGGAGAACTTAGGTTAAATATTACTTTAAAACGCTACTcctaattgattacaaccatttttagtgtgaaacatcattggggaaggacaatcctaatttatataaatgaggctggtccgGACCATGGGGACATAAACTTAggtgaaattttgctttaagatgctaATCTTCTTTATgccaaaatggataaaaaccaaatttgatctgaaacataactgtCTGCAAACAGacaatttatggtaatgatgctggattgaggggtgtgtccctgctgtaagtgtttgaaAGATGACCGTTTAGGCCCATGTGCCTCTTGTTTTCTAAATATGCAAGAGAGCCAGATTCATGGTATGGGCTAGCTGTGATATGGCTCTGAGTTTGGTCGTCAGAGCGTATAGAGTAGGCAGGGTATTGATATTTGTTCGGGGTTTGTGACATTAGTATGCTGAGGaaggaaactttttttttcgaaatCAGTACACTTGGGGTCTACTGTCACATTGGAATGAAGCATCAACATTAATGACAACGATCAGTTTAAAAGTATCATCGGTAGGTGAAGGATACAGGCCCATTTGACCTCTTGTATGTACTGGTGCTGTTTTCTGGAGCTATaagataa from Pecten maximus chromosome 1, xPecMax1.1, whole genome shotgun sequence includes these protein-coding regions:
- the LOC117334198 gene encoding protein BUD31 homolog; protein product: MPKVKRSRKPPPEGWELIEPTIDELDQKMREAETDPHEGKRKVEGLWPIFRLHHQKSRYIYDLFYRRKAISRELYEYCLKENIADKNLIAKWKKQGYENLCCLRCIQTRNTNFNSNCVCRVPKGKLEAGKIVECVNCGCRGCSG